The DNA window GTTCTTGTTGTAAATCATATAACACCCTCCCTAGCAGTTTATTAGCATTTCCTCTTTCTTTATCAATTTCCATTCCGGAATGTCCGCCGCGCAATCCTCCAATGCTTAAGCTGTATGTTTCTGACTTATCGGAAGACGACTCCCAGTTTACAGGAATACGAAGCACGCCTTTTACCCCGCCTGCGCTGCTGACAAGTAGCTTTCCATCTTCTTCTGTATCAAGATTAATAAAGATTTCCCCTTCAAAATGAGCTGGATTTACAGCAATAGCTCCGCCCATAGTTGTTTCTTCCTCAGTAGTAATGACTACTTCAAGTGGGGGGTGCGCTAGATTTTGAGCATCTAGTAAAGCCAGTGCATACGCCACTGCAATCCCGTTGTCAGCTCCTAGCGTAGTACCATTTGCATAAAGCATATCTTCCACAATTCGCAGTTGAAGCGGATCTTTTTCGAAGTCATGAACAGTTCCTTTATTTAACTCGCATACCATGTCCATATGCCCTTGCAAAATGATGGTTGGAGCATTTTCATACCCTTTAGTTGCCGGCTTTTTAATGATTACATTTAAAGCTTCGTCTTGTATAACCTCAAGGCTTCTTTCTCTTGCAAAAGAAATTAAATAGTCACTAATTTCTTTTTCATTTCCAGATCCTCTAGGAATAGCTGAGATTTCGTTAAAGAAATAAAAAACCGGATGTTTAATTAATTCATTTACTGTTTGCACCATATGTATCATCCTTTCTAATCTGTACGCTTTTTTATCATACTATTTATCTTTACAGTAGAAATAGCATATGAGGCTTCTTTTATGTATAGCCTAGTTATATTCTAACGTTGATTAACTCAATAGAATAGATATAACATAAAAAAGCATAAAGGAGCCTATTAGACTCCTTTATGCTTCTGATGATTTATTCTCTTTTTTATTGAGCTGTATATCCGCCGTCCATTACTACCGCTTGACCAGTTACACCTTTTGCTTTATGACTCGCCAAGAAGATAGCATAGTCAGCAATTTCGCTAACGTCTAGTAATCTTTTTTGAGGGACTAAAGGATAAATAACTTCTTCAAGAACGCTTTCTAATGGTACGTTTCTTGTTTTAGCTAAACCATCTAACTGACCTCTTACTAGTGGTGTATCCACATAGCCAGGACAAAGTGCATTAACCGTAATACCGTGTGCTGCGCCTTCAAGAGCCGCTACTTTTGTTAAGCCAATCACACCATGTTTAGCACTGTTATAAGCTGCTTTGCCTGCAAAACCGATTAAACCGTTGATAGAAGAAACGTTAATAATACGTCCGAAACCTTGTTTTTTCATAATCGGAAACGCGTGCTTAATCGCCATAAATGGAGCTGTTAGCATAATTTTAATCATTAACTCATATTTTTCAGTTGGAAACTCTTCGATTGGAGAAACATGCTGCAAACCAGCGTTATTAATAAACGTATGAACCGCTCCAAAATGTGCGTTTGCTGTTTCAATTAAATGTTTGATTTCTTCTAGTGTTTAAAATTAATAAGTAAAATAGAAAAAATACCAATTAATAACGAAACAATAGGCTCCCATTTTAAAACGTTTAATGTCACGACAACGACAATCAGCGGTAAAATAGCTAATATCACATTCATCGATTCCTACTCTTCACCCGCGGCAACCGATAATTCATTAGGCTCGGTAAACCCTTGATTTTTAGCTTTTAATTTTTTATCGCGATAAGCTAACCATAAATATCCTCCCACCGCCATAATAAGACCTGAGACAATTCCAATAATCGAACCGGACATTGCATTGGTTTTGAACGTAGCAGTCGGAATCAGATTTTGAATTTGAGGCGTACCTGGAATCGCTGTCATTGTAAACGTAAATGCTCCGAGTGCAATGGTTGCTGGCAGTAAATTTCGCGATACGTTAGCTTCTCGAAATAGCGCGATTGCTAAAGGATAAATAGCAAAGACAACAACGAATAAACTGACTTCGCCGTATGTCAAAATGGCTGAAGCAATCAGCACCCCTAAAATGGCTCTTTTGCTTCCAAATAATTTAGCAATACGCTGCGCCAACGATTTAGCTGCGCCTGTATCTTCCATTAGCTTTCCAAAGACGGCTCCTAATAAAAAGATGGGGAACCATTTTTCAGCGAAATCTACAAACCCTCCCATATACACATTTGTATAAGTAGGCAGTATTTTTAAACCGCTAAAATAAGCAACGAACGTAGCTACAACAGGTGCCACCCAGATAATAGACCATCCTAGATAAGCAAAAAACATCAACAATAACAATCCTACAATAATAACCACACGGTAGCCTCCTTTCCTTTTAATACATATACATAATGGATTATTTCACAACACAACAAGTTTACACCCGTTGATTTTATAAATAAAATGAATAATAGGAATCAAAACTATGAATAAAAGTCGTAGTTTACTCAAAAGTTTCTACTCAATTATTTTTCTTCTATAATTCTACTCTGAGTATATGCTATTAAATACACTTCCTTCCTTTTTCCTTGTACAAGACACGTTTTTTTCTGTCACATCCCTCTTTATTCCTTTATTTTCTTTTCTCTTATAAGTTTTTTCGAACATATAGATGGGTATTTGAATGTTATGACACAGAAAAAGAGGCGATCTTATGCTACATTTCATAACAGACTTACTGAAACAATTTGGAATTTGGGGACTTTTAAGCGGACTGGCTATTGAGGCTTCCTCCCTGCCGTTTCCTGGTTCCCTTCTCACCCTTACCTACGGATACTTATTAAACTTGCACGTGGTGAAATTATTATTAATCGCTCTTGCAGGAAGCGCCGTTTATACAGCTTTTAGTTTTATACCGTATGGAATAGGCTATAAATTAGAAGATAAGGTAAAGAAAAAATTATCAAAAAAGAAAAAAGCATTTGAGAAATCACAAAAATGGTTTAAAAAATGCGGATTATGGAGTATTGCTATTGCTCGTCCTTTAGGGCTTGGCAATTACATTTCCTACCTTTCAGGGCTATCTAAAGTGAAACCTATGCCGTTTGCTCTGCTCACGTTTCTTGGTATCTTTCCTTTGAATATTGCCATGCTTTGGTTAGGACAAATCGGAAACTTTAAGTCAATTCAATCTTTTATCTCAGATGCACAAACCTATATTCTAATTGCAGCGGTAGTTGCTGTATGCGGATTTTTAATTTATAAGTTCTATTTTAAAAAAAGCAGCTGCAACGAACAGTCTAGTTCAACTTAATAGTATAAAAAAAAGACCCCTCGGGGTCTTTTTTTTATCAAATAGAAATAACACCTAAAATTAATGCGACTATTGTCATCACTGCCGTAGTTCCTAGAGCCCACTTAATTAAAAAACGTTGCAAATCACTGAATTCAATTCCTACCATTCCAATTAATAAGTGAGCTGCTGCTACTAAGGGACTTATCACGTGAACAGGTTGTCCCAAGATAGCAGCTCTTCCAATTTCAGCTGCGCTAATGCCATAACTTTCGGCAGCTTGAGCAATAATCGGCAATACACCAAAATAAAAGGCATTATTAGACATAAAAAATGTAAAAGGGGCACTTAAAAATGCTACTACAACTGGCAAAAAAGGGCCCATTGCATCTGGGATTATTCCTACAAGCGTATTTGCCATAGCATCAATCATCTTTGTTCCAGACATAATTCCTGTAAAAATACCTGCTGCAATAACAATTGAAACGACGGCTACCGCATTATTTGCATGAGATGAAATTCGCTGCTGTTGATCTTTGATGTTTGGATAATTTATTAGTAATGCAATAGCGAACGCTACCATGAACAAAAGCATCAGCGACATAAGGTCCATAATTAAGCACACCATAAGACTAACGGTAAGGAGAAAATTAAACCATACTAACTTAGGACGTCGATAGTCTGGATATTGCGCTGTCCCCTCTAATTCATATGCGTGTGCAATTTCATTTGCAGAATGTTTAATATTGATAACTCCTACCCTTTTTCTTTCTCTTCTTCCAAGGACAAAAGAAACAAGCAGCACCCATAGAAGTCCAAAACCCATTACAGGTATCAAAGGCAAAAACAACTGAGACGAATCTAAATTTAATGAACTCATAGCCATAGCAGAAGCACCTCCCCATGGAGTCATATTCATGACTCCCATAGATAGCATCGCAACTCCTGCCAAGATAAGTGGATTCATTTCTAGGCGTTTATATAGCGGAAGCAAAGAAGAAACCGTTATCATATAGGTAGTAGTTCCATCCCCATCTAAAGCAACCATCATTGAAAGAACAGCAGTTCCGACAACGATTTTTAGAGGATCTCCTTTTACAACCTTTAAAATGAATGAAACAAGAGGGTCAAACAATCCTGAATCAATCATTAATCCAAAATATAAAATAGCAAATAAAATCATAATAGCTGTAGGGGCAATGTCTTTTACACCCTCTAGCATCATAGGTCCCATTCCACTAGCAAAACCACCTATTAGACCAAATATGATTGGAATAATTATAAGAGCAACCATTGGGGTAAGTCGCTTTG is part of the Priestia aryabhattai genome and encodes:
- a CDS encoding CitMHS family transporter, with the protein product MLSLLGFLMVAVFMYLIMSKRLTPMVALIIIPIIFGLIGGFASGMGPMMLEGVKDIAPTAIMILFAILYFGLMIDSGLFDPLVSFILKVVKGDPLKIVVGTAVLSMMVALDGDGTTTYMITVSSLLPLYKRLEMNPLILAGVAMLSMGVMNMTPWGGASAMAMSSLNLDSSQLFLPLIPVMGFGLLWVLLVSFVLGRRERKRVGVINIKHSANEIAHAYELEGTAQYPDYRRPKLVWFNFLLTVSLMVCLIMDLMSLMLLFMVAFAIALLINYPNIKDQQQRISSHANNAVAVVSIVIAAGIFTGIMSGTKMIDAMANTLVGIIPDAMGPFLPVVVAFLSAPFTFFMSNNAFYFGVLPIIAQAAESYGISAAEIGRAAILGQPVHVISPLVAAAHLLIGMVGIEFSDLQRFLIKWALGTTAVMTIVALILGVISI
- a CDS encoding DedA family protein, coding for MLHFITDLLKQFGIWGLLSGLAIEASSLPFPGSLLTLTYGYLLNLHVVKLLLIALAGSAVYTAFSFIPYGIGYKLEDKVKKKLSKKKKAFEKSQKWFKKCGLWSIAIARPLGLGNYISYLSGLSKVKPMPFALLTFLGIFPLNIAMLWLGQIGNFKSIQSFISDAQTYILIAAVVAVCGFLIYKFYFKKSSCNEQSSST